A window of Clavibacter michiganensis contains these coding sequences:
- a CDS encoding trypsin-like serine peptidase, with translation MPSHPARTARRSLAAVAALGLTASLLGVASAASAASVHERSARAGASIPVSAPVGGFSVSSAEAEAAVARWTPERRAAAIDADGAADGATDGAAGSAPADDALAASAASTVPVAEQVAPVPHMGRLFVHRDGEDFSCSANVVESANRSTIATAGHCLTVRQEFSTDMVFYPRYEEGSPSLGAFPVVGGNVTIGWYERNDDDQAEDTSFLAVAHDDEGDDVQSVAGASPVRFFAPAAQEVSMYGYPAAGRFDGGELERCAGLGHVYTGMQIDLGCDMTGGVSGGPILEGDGPDGAQFGNVAERALDGMHNIGPVWQDAAQSAYELTAAISV, from the coding sequence ATGCCCTCCCACCCTGCCCGCACCGCACGCCGGTCCCTCGCCGCCGTCGCCGCCCTCGGCCTCACGGCCTCCCTGCTCGGCGTCGCCTCGGCGGCCTCCGCGGCCTCCGTCCACGAGCGCTCGGCTCGCGCCGGTGCGTCGATCCCCGTGTCCGCGCCCGTCGGCGGCTTCTCCGTGTCGAGCGCCGAGGCCGAGGCCGCCGTCGCCCGCTGGACGCCGGAGCGCCGCGCCGCCGCCATCGACGCGGATGGCGCCGCGGATGGCGCCACCGACGGCGCCGCCGGATCCGCGCCCGCCGACGACGCGCTCGCCGCGTCCGCCGCCTCCACGGTCCCCGTCGCGGAGCAGGTCGCTCCCGTGCCGCACATGGGCCGCCTCTTCGTCCACCGCGACGGCGAGGACTTCAGCTGCAGCGCCAACGTCGTCGAGTCGGCGAACCGGTCGACCATCGCCACCGCGGGCCACTGCCTCACCGTCCGCCAGGAGTTCTCGACCGACATGGTCTTCTACCCGCGCTACGAGGAGGGCTCGCCCTCCCTCGGCGCGTTCCCCGTGGTCGGCGGCAACGTCACGATCGGGTGGTACGAGCGGAACGACGACGACCAGGCCGAGGACACGAGCTTCCTCGCCGTCGCGCACGACGACGAGGGCGACGACGTCCAGAGCGTCGCGGGCGCGTCGCCCGTCCGCTTCTTCGCGCCGGCCGCGCAGGAGGTCAGCATGTACGGCTACCCCGCCGCGGGCCGGTTCGACGGCGGCGAGCTGGAGCGCTGCGCCGGCCTGGGCCACGTGTACACGGGGATGCAGATCGACCTCGGCTGCGACATGACGGGCGGCGTCTCCGGCGGCCCGATCCTCGAGGGCGACGGCCCCGACGGCGCGCAGTTCGGCAACGTGGCCGAACGGGCCCTCGACGGGATGCACAACATCGGGCCGGTCTGGCAGGACGCGGCGCAGTCGGCCTACGAGCTCACGGCCGCGATCTCCGTGTGA
- a CDS encoding trypsin-like serine peptidase codes for MPHRTAPPARRRLAAVSAVCLGAALLGAASSATAAERPAAPASVTLDASSATVGIHVSSEDAAEAVDFWTPERRAAAIDADAPAPADGTSDSGAVATDAVADSAHATQIEPIPHMGRIFYTQAGKGYACSANVVESANRSTIATAGHCLTQKQVFSDHIVFYPAYDHGESQYGAWPVITGYVPSGWYQRNDDDQGDDSSFMAVKRDDSGQDVQSAVGASPVLFDQPGAEHASAYGYPAAGRFDGESLQWCSGQGEAVSAEQIALPCDMNAGTSGGPILAGDFTDSPQFGNVAERYEDDSHVLGPVWKDVEHSAYDLTAAVAN; via the coding sequence ATGCCCCACCGCACCGCTCCCCCCGCCCGCCGGCGCCTCGCCGCCGTCTCCGCCGTCTGCCTCGGCGCCGCGCTCCTGGGCGCCGCGTCGTCGGCCACCGCCGCCGAGCGCCCGGCGGCCCCCGCCTCGGTGACGCTCGACGCCTCCTCCGCCACGGTCGGCATCCACGTCTCGAGCGAGGACGCGGCCGAGGCCGTCGACTTCTGGACCCCCGAGCGCCGCGCCGCCGCCATCGACGCGGACGCCCCCGCCCCGGCGGACGGCACGTCCGACTCGGGTGCGGTCGCCACGGACGCCGTGGCGGACTCGGCGCACGCCACGCAGATCGAGCCGATCCCGCACATGGGCCGGATCTTCTACACGCAGGCCGGCAAGGGCTACGCCTGCTCGGCCAACGTCGTCGAGTCGGCGAACCGGTCGACCATCGCCACCGCCGGCCACTGCCTCACCCAGAAGCAGGTCTTCTCCGACCACATCGTCTTCTACCCGGCCTACGACCACGGCGAGTCGCAGTACGGGGCGTGGCCGGTCATCACCGGCTACGTGCCCTCCGGCTGGTACCAGCGGAACGACGACGACCAGGGCGACGACTCGAGCTTCATGGCCGTGAAGCGCGACGACTCCGGCCAGGACGTCCAGTCGGCCGTCGGCGCCTCGCCCGTGCTCTTCGACCAGCCGGGCGCGGAGCACGCGTCCGCGTACGGCTACCCGGCCGCCGGGCGCTTCGACGGCGAGTCGCTGCAGTGGTGCTCGGGTCAGGGCGAGGCCGTGTCGGCCGAGCAGATCGCGCTCCCCTGCGACATGAACGCCGGCACCTCGGGCGGACCCATCCTCGCGGGCGACTTCACCGACTCCCCGCAGTTCGGGAACGTCGCCGAGCGGTACGAGGACGACAGCCACGTGCTCGGCCCGGTGTGGAAGGACGTGGAGCACTCGGCCTACGACCTCACGGCGGCCGTCGCGAACTGA
- a CDS encoding MFS transporter, which yields MTTAPPAASAASAASTTPPPAAPSAPEAPEAPADVSRRRRRVLTASFIGTTVEYYDFYLYATASALVFGSQFFPNQTPAVGLLSSFAAYGVGFLARPIGGIVAGHLGDRIGRKRMLVYSLVLMGIASTLIGVLPTYATIGLASVVGLVFLRLVQGIAAGAEWGGSALLSVEHAPAHRRGLFGAFTQMGSAGGMLLATGVFAATRFGLGEEAFLAWGWRLPFLLSAVLVAVGLVIRLRVEDAAEFRDIKAAGEVERFPLGVVLRRHPRAVFITAGLRLVQPALYSILTVYTLSYLAEKRGDSGSALTAVLIVSALSVLTTPLWGWISDRVGRRRLTIASAAGIGILIWPFFAFLDSGPLLLLPLVFALGMNVFHDSIYGPQAAWFAEQFPTGVRYSGVSLGYQVGSIFSVGLTPLLAVLFLQWGGGSPWILCAYIGLYALLTIAAALAAKDPAREAIPARWAEAEASSSEADGAVHPAVAVAGSAPVGGRERERATTR from the coding sequence ATGACCACCGCACCGCCCGCCGCATCCGCCGCATCCGCCGCGTCGACCACCCCGCCGCCCGCAGCGCCCTCCGCGCCTGAAGCCCCCGAGGCGCCCGCCGACGTGTCCCGCCGCCGACGCCGCGTGCTCACCGCGTCGTTCATCGGCACCACCGTCGAGTACTACGACTTCTACCTCTACGCCACCGCGTCCGCGCTCGTGTTCGGCAGCCAGTTCTTCCCGAACCAGACGCCCGCGGTCGGCCTCCTCTCGTCGTTCGCCGCGTACGGCGTGGGGTTCCTCGCGCGCCCCATCGGCGGGATCGTCGCCGGGCACCTCGGCGACCGGATCGGCCGGAAGCGCATGCTCGTCTACTCGCTCGTGCTGATGGGGATCGCGTCGACGCTCATCGGCGTACTGCCCACGTACGCGACCATCGGCCTCGCGAGCGTCGTCGGCCTCGTGTTCCTGCGGCTCGTGCAGGGCATCGCGGCGGGCGCCGAGTGGGGCGGATCCGCGCTGCTCTCCGTCGAGCACGCCCCCGCCCACCGCCGCGGCCTGTTCGGCGCGTTCACGCAGATGGGATCCGCGGGCGGCATGCTCCTGGCCACCGGCGTCTTCGCCGCCACGCGCTTCGGGCTCGGCGAGGAGGCGTTCCTCGCGTGGGGCTGGCGCCTGCCGTTCCTGCTCAGCGCCGTGCTCGTGGCCGTTGGCCTCGTGATCCGCCTCCGCGTGGAGGACGCCGCCGAGTTCCGCGACATCAAGGCGGCCGGTGAGGTCGAGCGCTTCCCGCTCGGCGTCGTGCTGCGGAGGCACCCGCGCGCCGTGTTCATCACGGCGGGCCTCCGCCTCGTGCAGCCCGCGCTGTACTCGATCCTCACCGTCTACACGCTCTCCTACCTCGCCGAGAAGCGGGGCGACTCGGGCAGCGCGCTCACGGCGGTGCTCATCGTGTCGGCCTTGAGCGTGCTCACCACTCCCCTCTGGGGCTGGATCTCCGACCGCGTCGGCCGCCGCCGCCTCACCATCGCGAGCGCCGCCGGCATCGGGATCCTCATCTGGCCGTTCTTCGCGTTCCTCGACTCCGGCCCGCTGCTGCTCCTGCCGCTCGTCTTCGCGCTCGGCATGAACGTGTTCCACGACTCCATCTACGGACCGCAGGCCGCGTGGTTCGCCGAGCAGTTCCCGACGGGCGTCCGATACAGCGGCGTGAGCCTCGGCTACCAGGTCGGCAGCATCTTCTCCGTCGGGCTCACGCCGCTGCTCGCGGTGCTGTTCCTGCAGTGGGGCGGCGGATCCCCGTGGATCCTCTGCGCCTACATCGGCCTGTACGCGCTGCTGACCATCGCGGCGGCGCTCGCCGCGAAGGACCCGGCGCGCGAGGCGATCCCGGCCCGGTGGGCGGAGGCGGAGGCGTCGTCGTCGGAGGCGGACGGGGCCGTGCACCCGGCGGTGGCCGTGGCGGGATCCGCTCCGGTGGGCGGCAGGGAGCGCGAGCGCGCGACGACCCGCTAG
- a CDS encoding VOC family protein, whose product MSGVGGSAVPTLLDHVVIAGPDLAALVAWFADRTGVEAEPGGVHPSGTANALVAFTVDGVRGPRYLELIGPDPARVDRAVPTRFGIAELSRPRVVTYAVHPAGIADVAARARDAGEDPGPVADLSRRTPAGALLEWRLTHPRGARPDVPFLIDWGSTPNPGTTIGPAVELLAFTQTAVDPAPTEAARAALDLPAGSLADLAAGPHDGYALRVRAADGTPVDL is encoded by the coding sequence GTGAGCGGGGTCGGCGGCTCCGCCGTCCCGACGCTCCTCGACCACGTCGTCATCGCGGGGCCGGACCTCGCGGCGCTCGTCGCGTGGTTCGCCGACCGCACGGGCGTCGAGGCCGAGCCCGGCGGCGTCCACCCCAGCGGGACCGCCAACGCGCTCGTCGCGTTCACGGTCGACGGCGTCCGCGGCCCGCGGTACCTCGAGCTCATCGGGCCGGATCCCGCGCGCGTCGACCGCGCCGTGCCGACGCGCTTCGGCATCGCCGAGCTGAGCCGCCCGCGCGTCGTCACGTACGCGGTCCACCCGGCCGGCATCGCGGACGTCGCGGCTCGGGCGCGCGACGCCGGCGAGGACCCGGGCCCGGTCGCCGACCTGTCCCGGCGCACGCCCGCGGGCGCGCTCCTCGAGTGGCGGCTCACGCACCCGCGCGGCGCCCGGCCGGACGTGCCGTTCCTCATCGACTGGGGATCCACGCCGAACCCGGGCACCACGATCGGCCCGGCCGTCGAGCTGCTCGCCTTCACGCAGACCGCGGTGGATCCGGCGCCCACGGAGGCCGCGCGCGCCGCGCTCGACCTACCGGCAGGATCGCTCGCGGACCTCGCCGCCGGCCCGCATGACGGCTACGCGCTGCGCGTGCGCGCGGCGGACGGGACGCCGGTCGACCTCTGA
- a CDS encoding alkylhydroperoxidase domain protein, with translation MTAADPVTDPVDLARPDAFTQEGLGWVPWLAPVAEADLDEAQRAALVEPARARMPYFRLLARDPAALEARTRTDLDIFHNPDGGIGRAERELAAAATSRANGCVFCASVHAAAATRFSGRGDDVQRLLDQGTGAPLGDERWDAVVAASVALAATPLEFGSADVARLRAAGLDDAAVVDVINGAAFFNWANRLMLSLGEPEVPASRRGAGA, from the coding sequence ATGACCGCCGCCGATCCCGTCACCGACCCCGTCGACCTCGCGCGCCCCGACGCCTTCACGCAGGAGGGCCTCGGCTGGGTGCCGTGGCTCGCGCCCGTCGCCGAGGCCGACCTCGACGAGGCCCAGCGCGCCGCCCTCGTGGAGCCCGCCCGCGCGCGCATGCCGTACTTCCGTCTGCTGGCCCGGGATCCCGCCGCGCTCGAGGCCCGCACGCGCACCGACCTCGACATCTTCCACAACCCCGACGGCGGGATCGGCCGGGCCGAGCGCGAGCTCGCGGCGGCCGCGACCTCCCGCGCGAACGGCTGCGTCTTCTGCGCATCCGTGCACGCGGCCGCCGCCACGCGCTTCTCCGGCCGCGGCGACGACGTGCAGCGCCTCCTCGACCAGGGCACGGGCGCGCCGCTCGGCGACGAGCGGTGGGACGCCGTGGTCGCCGCATCCGTGGCGCTCGCCGCGACGCCGCTCGAGTTCGGATCCGCCGACGTCGCCCGCCTGCGCGCGGCCGGCCTCGACGACGCGGCCGTGGTCGACGTCATCAACGGCGCCGCGTTCTTCAACTGGGCGAACCGGCTGATGCTGTCCCTCGGCGAACCCGAGGTGCCCGCCTCCCGACGCGGAGCGGGCGCGTGA
- a CDS encoding CMD domain protein, with protein sequence MTHAADVVDLLAGLAPDHPLRLIRDLRPDARANAQRSFEALLEPAEPGAFTYAERYAVAAFVARLHGSDRAAAFYADLLGDADAALVPVIDRAARQGATAGPTGTYREPGLAAESVATDPWTPDAATRGAVGPRLAAALAHAHLLVIRPRESSPDALRALGAAGWTPDEIVSLSQLIAFLAFQLRVAWGLAVLAAQPVTVPADPARTASTPDPAGAAR encoded by the coding sequence ATGACCCACGCAGCCGACGTCGTCGACCTCCTGGCCGGCCTCGCCCCCGACCACCCGCTCCGCCTGATCCGCGACCTCCGTCCGGACGCCCGCGCGAACGCGCAGCGCAGCTTCGAGGCGCTGCTCGAGCCCGCGGAGCCCGGCGCGTTCACGTACGCCGAGCGGTACGCGGTCGCGGCCTTCGTGGCGCGGCTGCACGGATCCGACCGCGCCGCCGCCTTCTACGCCGACCTCCTCGGCGACGCCGACGCGGCGCTCGTGCCCGTGATCGACCGGGCCGCGCGCCAGGGCGCGACCGCGGGACCCACGGGCACGTACCGCGAGCCGGGCCTCGCCGCCGAGAGCGTCGCGACGGATCCGTGGACCCCGGACGCCGCCACGCGCGGCGCCGTCGGCCCGCGCCTCGCCGCCGCCCTCGCCCACGCGCACCTCCTCGTGATCCGCCCCCGCGAGTCGAGCCCGGACGCCCTGCGGGCGCTCGGCGCCGCCGGGTGGACGCCCGACGAGATCGTGAGCCTGTCGCAGCTGATCGCGTTCCTCGCGTTCCAGCTGCGGGTCGCGTGGGGCCTGGCCGTCCTGGCCGCGCAGCCCGTCACCGTGCCCGCGGATCCCGCCCGCACCGCATCCACCCCCGACCCGGCAGGAGCCGCCCGATGA
- a CDS encoding putative FMN-dependent luciferase-like monooxygenase — translation MTGARLGFFGRVLDAGTPAERYEAALEQIQHAERHGFASVWLAQHHFGEEGGGLPSPFVFLAAAAARTTRIALGTAVLTLPLEDPLRAAEDAAVLDLLSGGRVQLGLASGGTPASFPAFGRDSGDRHALFQDHLAVLLDALEGRGVRGTGSRIYPPADGLAARIWQGTFSVAGGARIGSRGDGLLLSRTQPRPDDAPDAPLHELQLPIIQAYRDALPAGAPERILASRTALVVDPADRAAARELAEPALRRFARSVIGERADALDLDAVLRVTDTHLGTVDEVADGLAADRTLDEATDVSFQVHSIPATHALTLRSLELLGAEVAPRLGLATGATAADALRAAHLPAPTPTLAGGAA, via the coding sequence ATGACCGGCGCCCGGCTCGGCTTCTTCGGCCGCGTGCTCGACGCGGGCACGCCCGCCGAGCGCTACGAGGCGGCGCTGGAGCAGATCCAGCACGCCGAGCGCCACGGCTTCGCCTCGGTGTGGCTCGCGCAGCACCACTTCGGCGAGGAGGGCGGCGGGCTCCCGTCGCCGTTCGTGTTCCTCGCGGCGGCCGCGGCCCGGACGACGCGCATCGCGCTCGGCACCGCGGTGCTCACGCTGCCGCTCGAGGATCCGCTGCGGGCCGCCGAGGACGCGGCCGTGCTCGACCTCCTCAGCGGCGGCCGCGTGCAGCTCGGGCTCGCGTCCGGCGGCACGCCCGCGTCGTTCCCGGCGTTCGGTCGCGACTCCGGCGACCGTCACGCGCTTTTCCAGGACCACCTGGCCGTGTTGCTCGACGCGCTCGAGGGACGCGGGGTGCGCGGCACGGGGTCGCGCATCTACCCGCCCGCCGACGGGCTCGCGGCGCGCATCTGGCAGGGCACGTTCTCCGTCGCGGGCGGCGCGCGCATCGGATCCCGTGGCGACGGCCTCCTGCTCTCCCGCACCCAGCCGCGCCCCGACGATGCGCCCGACGCGCCGCTGCACGAGCTGCAGCTGCCGATCATCCAGGCCTACCGGGACGCGCTGCCCGCCGGCGCGCCCGAGCGGATCCTCGCGTCGCGGACCGCGCTCGTCGTGGATCCCGCCGACCGCGCCGCCGCGCGCGAGCTCGCCGAGCCCGCCCTCCGCCGCTTCGCACGCAGCGTCATCGGCGAGCGGGCCGACGCCCTCGACCTCGACGCCGTGCTCCGCGTGACCGACACGCACCTGGGCACGGTCGACGAGGTCGCCGACGGCCTCGCCGCCGACCGCACGCTCGACGAGGCGACCGACGTCTCGTTCCAGGTGCACTCGATCCCCGCGACGCACGCGCTCACGCTGCGGAGCCTCGAGCTGCTGGGAGCGGAGGTCGCGCCCCGCCTCGGGCTCGCGACCGGCGCCACCGCCGCCGATGCGCTGCGCGCCGCCCACCTGCCCGCACCCACCCCGACCCTCGCTGGAGGAGCCGCATGA